In Arachis hypogaea cultivar Tifrunner chromosome 17, arahy.Tifrunner.gnm2.J5K5, whole genome shotgun sequence, a single window of DNA contains:
- the LOC112765763 gene encoding uncharacterized protein, whose translation MERGISLKMYYNGQIFPQTSEGVSFVCENPRDIVIPFAITYEEFKSILCQCGDNQVLKRVVNIFYRQPVLVFGGFVQFQMMNVVDEGSMQGMFSIYQQTRAQVSILELYVEFEKLVEVDLPEANIDWTVYNSESEEEFEGTYHIVGPTEEVGEDDIIVESNVADVPNALASQYPSREPSFMHALDVDAMNAPKFPEYINSNPVVVSDGEFVVGMEFSSRETVIAAIKDYTIRRGVDYQVCESEPTTFYAKCVQYGTSCDWLIRASLIKRKFCWVVRRYNGSHTCTRTRISQDHAKLNSDMIAEVIKPLVEADPSLKVKSIIAEVQSKFNYTTSYCKTWLAKQKAIANFFCGWEASYEALPSWFEAMVQKDPSAAVEIENAPAYQGDEVVHEVRILTRVFWSFYPCIRAFRSCKPIVQVDGTHLYGKYKGALLVAVSQDDNGNIVPLVFAVVEGETSDAWHFFLTHLRTHVVTRDGVGLISDRHDSITSAIARSNGSWEPPRAIRMFCVRHISSNFLRNFKAPYLQKLIVNMGYCRTVREFNVQYARLRERGEAYTRWLNRIPRQQFALAFDNGYRWGHMTTNLVECINGKQQIWQMKTKSVQEETWKDRTEEVLKSGRKGTFETVVVSENVCKLGTLVYIDERETVKHHLIHGLAVL comes from the exons atggagagaggtattAGTTTGAAAATGTATTATAATGGTCAAATCTTTCCCCAAACATCTGAGGGTGTGAGTTTTGTTTGTGAGAATCCACGTGATATTGTTATTCCTTTTGCAATAACATACGAGGAATTTAAGAGCATACTTTGTCAATGTGGTGATAATCAAGTATTAAAGAGAgtcgttaatattttttatagacaGCCTGTTTTAGTGTTCGGTGGTTTCGTTCAGTTTCAAATGATGAATGTGGTTGACGAAGGAAGTATGCAAGGAATGTTTTCGATCTACCAACAAACACGGGCACAAGTGTCTATTCTCGaattgtatgttgagtttgaaaaattaGTTGAGGTTGATTTACCGGAGGCTAACATCGACTGGACTGTTTATAACAGTGAAAGCGAAGAGGAATTTGAGGGCACCTACCATATTGTTGGTCCAACTGAAGAAGTGGGTGAAGATGATATAATAGTTGAGTCTAACGTAGCAGATGTGCCAAATGCACTGGCGAGCCAATATCCATCTAGAGAACCTTCTTTCATGCACGCCTTGGATGTAGACGCTATGAATGCACCAAAATTTCCTGAATATATCAATTCAA ATCCTGTTGTTGTTTCGGACGGTGAATTTGTTGTTGGCATGGAATTCAGTTCTAGAGAGACTGTTATTGCAGCAATTAAAGATTATACCATTCGCAGGGGAGTGGATTACCAGGTGTGTGAATCTGAGCCAACGACTTTTTATGCTAAGTGTGTACAATACGGAACAAGTTGCGATTGGCTTATTAGAGCTAGTCTTATTAAGAGAAAGTTTTGTTGGGTTGTAAGGCGATACAATGGTAGTCACACATGCACTAGAACTAGAATTTCTCAAGATCATGCCAAGCTAAATTCAGACATGATTGCAGAGGTGATAAAGCCATTGGTTGAAGCTGATCCATCTTTGAAAGTGAAATCAATAATTGCTGAAGTGCAGTCAAAATTCAATTATACGACAAGTTACTGCAAAACATGGCTCGCGAAGCAAAAGGCAATTGCAAACTTTTTTTGTGGTTGGGAAGCTTCTTATGAAGCTTTGCCGTCGTGGTTTGAAGCAATGGTACAAAAAGATCCATCAGCAGCAGTCGAGATTGAAAATGCACCAGCATACCAAGGGGATGAGGTAGTCCATGAGGTAAGGATACTGACGCGGGTATTTTGGAGCTTTTATCCTTGCATCAGAGCATTTAGGAGCTGCAAGCCAATCGTACAGGTGGATGGGACACATCTGTACGGGAAATATAAAGGAGCTCTACTAGTTGCAGTTTCTCAGGATGACAATGGCAATATTGTGCCTCTTGTATTTGCCGTTGTTGAGGGTGAGACTTCTGATGCATGGCACTTCTTTCTTACTCATTTACGCACACATGTGGTGACTCGAGATGGTGTTGGGCTTATCTCTGATCGTCACGACTCTATTACCTCAGCAATAGCTCGTAGTAATGGATCATGGGAACCTCCAAGAGCTATCCGAATGTTTTGTGTTAGGCACATATCATCTAACTTTTTGAGGAATTTCAAGGCACCGTATTTACAGAAGCTGATAGTCAATATGG GCTATTGTAGGACTGTGCGTGAATTTAATGTGCAGTATGCAAGATTGCGTGAACGTGGTGAGGCTTACACGCGATGGCTTAATCGAATCCCACGACAGCAATTTGCTTTGGCATTTGATAATGGATATCGTTGGGGTCATATGACCACAAACCTAGTGGAGTGCATCAACGGA AAACAACAAATTTGGCAAATGAAGACGAAGTCTGTGCAGGAGGAAACATGGAAAGATAGAACTGAAGAAGTATTAAAGAGTGGAAGGAAAGGAACGTTTGAAACTGTGGTTGTCTCTGAAAATGTTTGCAAACTGGGGACGCTTGTGTACATTGACGAGAGAGAGACGGTCAAACATCACCTTATTCACGGGCTTGCAGTTCTTTGA
- the LOC140181007 gene encoding uncharacterized protein encodes MNIGQRKVFDVIIQAVNDNAGGFFFVYGYSGTGKTYLYRTLSVAIRSKRGILTEDSVCCIKQGSSLAKLICKARLIIWDEAPMLNKLCYEALDKCFRDILSSEPYYNAELPFGGKVVVLGGDFRQILPVIPMGSRQDIVHSAINASYLWQHCTVLTLTVNMRLTIGPTDKAVDDVIEFSKWLLDIGDGLVGNSIDGKSEVHIHPDILIHDSIRPFDDMVEFVYPNLLANLLSHRTLNIDPSLVLH; translated from the exons ATGAACATAGGTCAGAGAAAAGTATTTGATGTCATCATACAGGCAGTCAATGATAATGCCGGAGGATTCTTCTTTGTTTATGGCTACAGTGGTACCGGTAAAACGTATCTATATAGGACTCTATCAGTTGCAATTCGAAGCAAAAGGGGCATT TTGACAGAGGACTCAGTATGTTGCATTAAGCAAGGTTCATCTTTGGCCAAGTTGATATGCAAAGCTAGACTTATTATATGGGATGAGGCACCAATGCTCAACAAACTTTGCTATGAAGCACTTGACAAGTGCTTTCGTGACATCCTGAGCTCAGAACCATATTATAATGCAGAATTACCTTTTGGAGGTAAGGTCGTGGTACTAGGAGGTGACTTTAGACAAATTCTTCCAGTCATTCCAATGGGCTCCCGTCAGGATATTGTTCATTCAGCTATTAATGCTTCGTATCTATGGCAACACTGTACTGTTCTAACCCTGACAGTGAACATGCGTTTAACTATTGGACCAACAGATAAAGCTGTGGATGATGTTATTGAGTTCTCAAAATGGCTCTTGGATATTGGGGATGGCTTGGTTGGGAATTCTATAGATGGGAAGTCAGAGGTGCATATTCATCCTGACATACTGATACATGATTCAATTCGTCCCTTTGATGATATGGTTGAGTTTGTATACCCTAACCTCTTGGCTAATTTACTCAGCCATCGTACTTTAAACATCGATCCATCCTTGGTCCTACATTAG